A genomic region of Mesobacillus jeotgali contains the following coding sequences:
- a CDS encoding 4Fe-4S dicluster domain-containing protein, with amino-acid sequence MNKIMYLEFERCIGCRACQAACRECGDHDAKERNYVEYVDFTESRQTFPMLCMQCKDPACARVCPANAIQITDEGVVLSAMEEKCIGCRNCTFGCPFGIPKFDFETNKMYKCDMCYDRTRHDIAPMCASVCPSDAIRFIDFDEMQQLRRKRTQMNLVEGKKPQEGNKWDYVPEFFGVYTDSQS; translated from the coding sequence ATGAATAAAATAATGTATCTTGAATTTGAGCGCTGTATAGGATGCCGTGCCTGCCAGGCAGCCTGCCGTGAGTGTGGGGACCATGATGCTAAGGAACGGAACTATGTAGAATATGTAGACTTCACTGAATCTCGCCAGACATTCCCGATGCTGTGCATGCAATGTAAAGACCCTGCATGTGCGCGCGTCTGCCCGGCAAACGCCATCCAAATCACGGACGAAGGTGTCGTGTTGTCAGCGATGGAAGAAAAATGTATCGGCTGCCGCAACTGTACATTCGGCTGCCCATTCGGTATCCCGAAATTCGATTTCGAAACGAACAAAATGTACAAATGCGATATGTGCTATGACAGAACTCGTCATGATATCGCGCCAATGTGTGCATCTGTTTGCCCGAGTGATGCAATCCGTTTCATCGATTTCGATGAAATGCAGCAATTGCGCAGAAAACGTACCCAAATGAACCTCGTAGAAGGCAAAAAGCCTCAAGAGGGCAACAAATGGGATTACGTACCTGAATTCTTCGGAGTTTACACCGATTCACAGTCATAA
- a CDS encoding Mrp/NBP35 family ATP-binding protein — MLKGNVLAVTSGKGGVGKSSLSVNLALALQKLGKSVAIIDLDIYGFSVPKILNIDAKPKTFNGKIIPVEAHGIKVMSMGFLVKDNEPIVWRGPMLGKMIQHFTEDVLWGEMDYFILDMPPGTGDVALDMHLMIPQSKEIVVTTPHKAASFVAERAGSMAIKSKHEVIGVVENMSYFKPEDSDQKYYIFGKGGGEELAAQLGTELLGQLPIQEADENSETPAIAEENTPLFNEYLNLAEKIDAKF, encoded by the coding sequence ATGTTAAAAGGAAATGTGCTGGCGGTAACGAGCGGAAAGGGCGGAGTTGGCAAGTCTTCACTATCAGTGAATCTGGCGCTCGCGCTGCAAAAGCTTGGCAAGTCAGTCGCAATCATCGACCTTGATATATACGGATTTAGCGTACCGAAAATACTTAATATAGATGCAAAACCAAAAACGTTCAACGGAAAAATCATTCCGGTTGAGGCGCACGGCATTAAAGTAATGTCAATGGGCTTCCTTGTAAAGGACAATGAGCCAATCGTCTGGCGTGGCCCGATGCTGGGAAAAATGATTCAGCATTTTACCGAAGATGTGCTATGGGGAGAAATGGATTACTTCATTCTCGATATGCCCCCTGGGACGGGAGATGTGGCTCTTGATATGCATCTGATGATTCCGCAGAGCAAGGAAATCGTCGTAACCACACCGCATAAGGCTGCTTCATTCGTTGCTGAACGCGCTGGGTCAATGGCGATCAAGAGCAAGCATGAAGTCATTGGCGTGGTGGAGAATATGTCTTATTTCAAGCCTGAAGACAGCGACCAGAAGTATTACATTTTTGGAAAAGGCGGCGGTGAGGAGCTTGCAGCACAGCTTGGTACGGAATTGCTGGGGCAGCTGCCGATCCAGGAAGCGGATGAGAATAGTGAGACACCTGCGATTGCGGAGGAAAACACCCCGCTATTCAATGAATATCTAAACCTGGCAGAAAAAATCGATGCTAAGTTTTAG
- a CDS encoding QcrA and Rieske domain-containing protein, which translates to MSDDKKQTHHEDDKDMIKLIDNLNRKDDVHLNRRAFLKASFGATVAIGLATTPFGIFTFLRDENGEVKRVEITDIDDLAIGESRNFNYPTKNEPAILVRTPEDKFVAYNNKCTHLQCPVFYEHKENVLLCPCHKGYFNVDSGQPMAGPPQRELPKILLEIKDGKVFAVGREVRHG; encoded by the coding sequence ATGAGTGATGATAAAAAGCAGACACATCATGAAGATGATAAAGATATGATCAAGCTGATTGATAATCTGAACAGGAAAGACGATGTCCATTTGAATAGAAGGGCGTTTCTGAAAGCTTCGTTTGGTGCTACAGTCGCCATCGGACTTGCAACGACTCCATTCGGGATCTTCACATTCCTGCGCGATGAAAACGGTGAAGTGAAGCGTGTGGAAATCACAGATATCGATGATCTGGCGATTGGGGAATCCAGGAACTTCAACTACCCGACGAAGAATGAACCAGCCATTTTGGTGAGGACACCGGAGGACAAATTTGTCGCGTACAATAATAAATGTACTCACCTTCAATGCCCAGTCTTTTATGAGCATAAGGAAAATGTCTTGCTGTGCCCATGCCACAAAGGTTATTTCAATGTAGACAGCGGCCAGCCGATGGCAGGACCGCCGCAGCGCGAGCTTCCGAAAATCCTCCTTGAAATCAAAGATGGCAAGGTGTTTGCAGTGGGGAGGGAAGTAAGGCATGGATAA